Part of the Rhizobiales bacterium NRL2 genome is shown below.
ATGCCGACGTCCGCCGCATGCTGATGACCATGAAGGGCTATTCGGAGGCCGCGCGGGCGATCTGCATCTACAACGCCGAGTGCCTCGACTTCGCCCGCCGCCACCCCGACGAGAGCGTGCGCCGGATCCGCCAGGGCATGGCCGAGCTGCTGACCCCGATCTCCAAGGGCTTCGGCACCGATATCGGCGTCGAGATGGCCTCGGTCGGCGTGCAGGTGCATGGCGGCATGGGCTTCGTCGAGGAGACGGGCGCCGGCCAGCACTACCGCGACAGCCGCATCCTGCCGATCTACGAGGGCACCAACGGCATTCAGGCCATGGACCTTGTCGGGCGCAAGCTGACGCTGAACGGCGGCGAGCCCATGCGCGCGCTGCTGGCCGACATTGTCGCCACCGCCGACATCGCCCAGGGCGCGGCCGACCCGTCCGTGCAGGCGATGGCCGGACCGCTGGCCGAGGCGGCTGACGCGGCGCGCGAGGCGGGCGAGAAGCTGGCCGCGATGCTGGGGTCCGACATGAACGGGGCCGGCGCGGGCGCCGCGCCGTTCCTGCGCCTGATGGGGCTGACCGTGGGCGGCTGGCTGATGACGAAGGCGGCCATCGCCGCCGCCGACCTCGTCGAGCAGGGCGCGGACGATCAGCCCTTCCTGAAGGCCAAGATCGCCACGGCGCACTTCTTCGCCACCCAGATCATGGTCCAGGCCCCGGCGCTGGCCCGCGCCGCCACCGCCGGCGCGGAGCCGCTCTACGCCATCGACGACGACGTGCTGGTGGCATGACAGGTTGGCGCGCGGGGGATGGTCTGGCCGGCCCGCGCGCCTGCTGAACCGATCGCGTTCATCCCCCTCCCTGCCCTCCCCCTTCCGGGAAGGGGGAGGGTGGACAGCGTCAGCGGGACGAGAGGAAGTTCGTCGGCAATGCGGCGCAACCGTCGCTGCCCGGCTTGTCCGGGCAGCCCACCGGGCATGGGCGCCGATGGATGGATTGCCCGGACAAGCCGGGCAATGACGATTTCAGGATCCGGGCGTCAGTTCGCGGTCAGGCCACCATCGACCACGACCTCCGAGCCGGTCATGAAGTCCGACAGGTCGGAGGCCAGGAACAGGATCGCGTTGGCGATGTCGAGAGGCTGGCCCAGCCGCCCGATCGGGTGGCGGGTGTGCATCTGGCGGATGCGCGCGTCCCGCTCCTCCGGCGGTACGCCGTCGATCAGATCCTGCATCATCGGCGTGTCGATGATGCCCGGATGGACCGAGTTGACCCGTACCTTCTTCCCCTGCCCGGCCAGTTCCAGCGCCGTGGCCTTGGTCATCAGCCGGACCGCGCCCTTGGATGCGCAATAGGCAGCCTGGCGCGGCGCGCCGATCAGCCCGGCGACCGAGGACAGGTTGACGATCGAGCCGCCGCCCGAGTCGTGGATCGCGTCGGCGCAGGCCTTGATGCCGAGGAAGACCCCCAAGACGTTGATGTCCATGACGCGGCGGAAATCGTCCACGGAGATGTCGGCGATGGTCTTCACCAGCTCGATTCCGGCGTTGTTGACCATGATGTGGAGTCCGCCGAAGGCTTCGAGGGTCGCCGTCACGGCGTCGGCCCACTGATCCTCGTCGGCCACGTCATGGGTCAGCGAGATCGCCTGGCCGCCCTGCCCCTCGATCATGCGCGCGGTCTCCTGCGCGGTGGCCGCGTTGATGTCGGTGCAGGCGACCGCCGCGCCGGCGTCGGCCAGCACCGTCGCGGCCTTGCGGCCTATGCCCGAGCCCGCGCCCGTCACCAGGGCCACCCGCCCCGAAAGATCGATCTCCTGCGCCATGGTTCCTTGTCCTCCCTCGCAAATGCCGCCGAATCCGTGCGCCTATCCTATGGCCTTTCGGCCGTCACCCGAAGGGCCCCGGCCGCACCGCACCGGGGTAGCCCAATAAAGGCCTAGACGGCCAGGTAGCGCCGGCGCAGTTCGGCGTCGGCCATGAAGGCCGCCATCGCGCCCTCATGGGCCAGGGCGCCGTTCTCGATCACCAGGCAGCGTTCGGCGATCTCGGCGGCGAAGCCGAGATTCTGTTCGGCGATCAGCAGCGTCAGCCCCTCCGCCTTCAGCGTCTTCACCGTCTCGACGATACGCTCCAGCACCACGGGCGCCAGGCCCTCCGCCGGCTCGTCGAGCAGCAGCAGCTTCGGATTGCCGGCCAGCGTCCGCGCGATGGTCAGCATCTGCTGCTCGCCGCCGGACATGCGGCCGGCGCGCCGGCCCTGCATGCGGCCGAGTTCGGGGAACAGCTCGTAGAGCTTCTCCGCCGGCCAGTGCGGCGCGCCCTCGCGCGGGGCCTGACGGCCGACCTCCAGGTTCTCGGCGACGGTCAGTTCAGGGAAGACACGCCGCTCCTCGGGCACGTAGCCCAGGCCCAGCCGGGCGATCCGCTGCGGCGCCATGCGCGAGATGTCCGTGCCGTCGAAGCGCAGCGTCTCCGCGGCGCGGCGCACCATGCCGACCA
Proteins encoded:
- a CDS encoding ABC transporter ATP-binding protein, yielding MLEVSGLTAGYGPATVIHGISFSIGRGEAVAALGRNGAGKSTTIKALVGMVRRAAETLRFDGTDISRMAPQRIARLGLGYVPEERRVFPELTVAENLEVGRQAPREGAPHWPAEKLYELFPELGRMQGRRAGRMSGGEQQMLTIARTLAGNPKLLLLDEPAEGLAPVVLERIVETVKTLKAEGLTLLIAEQNLGFAAEIAERCLVIENGALAHEGAMAAFMADAELRRRYLAV